A single genomic interval of Polaribacter vadi harbors:
- a CDS encoding glycosyltransferase, with protein MKSILMISLHGYVGANPELGKPDTGGQVVYVLELAERFSRLGKRVDLVTRQFEDQPEYDDVNENYSVWRIPFGGKKFIRKEDMHDHLKKFVTNTLAAIKKENKKYDVVYSHYWDAGWAGQKISEELGICHVHTPHSLGWWKQHSMGSDMDEKEMEKTYRFKERIRKEYFVYQMCNYVIATTLPQVDLLVQQYDVLTKNCSMIPPGIDENKFFPVPSKENDKIRQKYDISPTDVLALGRMAHNKGYDLLINSLPTLFELCPEAGLVAAIGGDSKQDKEGIEKLKQVASEIGVMDKIKWKSYIADEDLANVYRSASIFAMPSRYEPFGMVAIEAMACGTPSVITVHGGLCDLIDFGNQALFADPHRPKEFGAMMAMPLLYPNLRNEMSVEGARFARRNFGWTGIAKRMLAIFASSINQRTSETNIY; from the coding sequence ATGAAATCAATTTTAATGATCTCTTTACATGGTTATGTTGGAGCAAATCCAGAATTAGGAAAACCAGATACTGGAGGACAAGTTGTTTATGTTTTAGAATTAGCAGAACGATTCAGCAGACTTGGAAAAAGAGTAGATTTAGTGACTCGTCAATTTGAAGATCAACCAGAATATGATGATGTAAATGAAAATTATAGTGTTTGGAGAATTCCATTTGGTGGTAAAAAATTTATCAGAAAAGAGGATATGCACGATCATTTAAAAAAGTTTGTTACAAACACGTTAGCAGCCATAAAAAAAGAGAATAAGAAGTATGATGTTGTGTATTCTCATTATTGGGACGCAGGTTGGGCAGGTCAAAAAATATCAGAAGAATTAGGTATTTGTCATGTTCATACACCACATTCTTTAGGTTGGTGGAAACAACATTCTATGGGAAGTGATATGGATGAAAAGGAAATGGAAAAAACCTACAGATTTAAAGAACGTATTAGAAAAGAATATTTTGTATACCAAATGTGTAATTATGTAATTGCTACAACTTTGCCACAGGTAGATTTATTGGTGCAACAATATGATGTTTTAACAAAAAATTGTAGCATGATTCCTCCAGGAATAGATGAAAATAAATTTTTTCCAGTACCATCTAAAGAGAATGATAAAATTCGCCAGAAATACGACATAAGTCCTACTGATGTATTGGCGTTAGGAAGAATGGCGCATAATAAAGGATATGATCTTTTAATAAATTCTTTACCAACTTTATTCGAATTATGCCCTGAAGCAGGTTTAGTAGCTGCAATTGGTGGCGATTCTAAACAAGATAAAGAAGGAATTGAAAAGCTGAAACAAGTAGCGTCAGAAATTGGTGTAATGGATAAAATAAAATGGAAAAGTTACATTGCAGATGAAGATTTAGCAAACGTATATAGATCTGCAAGTATTTTTGCAATGCCATCTAGATACGAACCTTTTGGAATGGTAGCTATTGAGGCAATGGCTTGTGGAACGCCAAGTGTAATAACTGTTCATGGTGGTTTGTGCGATTTGATAGATTTTGGAAATCAAGCTTTATTTGCAGATCCTCACAGACCAAAAGAATTTGGAGCAATGATGGCTATGCCACTTTTATACCCAAATTTAAGAAACGAAATGTCTGTTGAAGGTGCACGTTTTGCGCGTAGAAATTTTGGTTGGACAGGAATTGCAAAACGTATGTTAGCCATTTTTGCGAGTTCTATAAATCAGAGAACATCAGAAACTAATATCTACTAA
- a CDS encoding HAD-IIB family hydrolase, producing MKNKNLKKENRIKLLSFDIDNTLIDFHTYKSNFTKTWVKYAKDLDIIITYNTGRLIDDVLNLINKGVLPKPDYIISGVGTHIYNYEEGKVVKEFNDVLDDGWNLKAVENIINKINHPISQQPSKFQHSYKRSYFFHDATDELVESVAQDFSNANMDVNVIYSGDKFLDVLPKWANKGNALQWLLKRLTLETNQVLVAGDSGNDSAMFDLKDVSGIVVANAHEELYKYTKHKKVYHTEKAKGDGIIEGLIFYGILPKEASEISNIDHTEDFFIKKELDNIADEDDSEKIELIQEGYKKAIEALRKNITPLGFSACSIPDNIPNGTDENYHSVWARDGAITVIGSLSLIDDEEIHKCQRQTLETLLGHISRNGQIPSNVRLKDNEPDYSGVGGICSIDSGIWVVIAFYEYVNVTKDIEFARKYIGDIKETMRWLGAHDSNNDALLEIPEAGDWTDLFGRSYNILYDEILWYRSNVCFGRLLEMLGNHEEAGEYIRWSQVIKKEIVQNFWPSTQQQLFSSVSFAEKQFTLGDTSYLIAQTTPFDFSWRCDTLGNVLAFLHGTIDSEKAHQTFKFMLGVGVNDPFPIANVYPVVSPGDPDWRPYYTVNLLNLPNHYHNGGIWPFVGGFWVKYVNKLGFRDIAIAELHKLALINKEGINNEWEFTEWAHGVTGKPMGKAYQAWSAAQYIAACHDLKLTNMNTKK from the coding sequence ATGAAAAATAAGAATTTGAAAAAGGAGAATCGAATTAAATTATTGTCTTTTGATATAGATAATACATTAATTGATTTCCACACTTACAAAAGTAATTTTACAAAAACTTGGGTTAAATACGCTAAAGATTTAGACATTATTATTACCTACAACACAGGCAGATTAATTGATGATGTTTTGAATTTGATCAATAAAGGGGTATTACCAAAACCAGATTATATAATTTCTGGAGTTGGTACACATATTTATAATTATGAGGAAGGAAAGGTCGTAAAAGAATTTAATGATGTTTTAGATGATGGCTGGAATTTAAAAGCAGTAGAAAATATCATTAATAAAATAAATCACCCAATAAGTCAGCAGCCCAGTAAATTTCAACACTCTTATAAAAGAAGTTACTTTTTTCATGATGCCACAGATGAATTAGTAGAAAGCGTTGCACAAGATTTTTCCAATGCAAATATGGATGTGAACGTAATTTATTCTGGTGATAAATTTTTAGACGTTTTACCAAAATGGGCGAATAAAGGAAATGCTTTACAATGGCTGTTAAAAAGATTAACTTTAGAAACAAATCAGGTTTTAGTAGCTGGAGATAGTGGAAACGATTCTGCAATGTTCGATTTAAAAGATGTCTCAGGAATTGTAGTTGCAAATGCACACGAAGAATTGTATAAATATACAAAACATAAAAAAGTTTATCATACAGAAAAAGCAAAAGGAGATGGTATTATAGAAGGCTTAATATTTTATGGAATCTTACCAAAAGAAGCCTCAGAAATTTCTAATATCGATCATACAGAAGATTTTTTCATCAAAAAAGAATTAGATAACATTGCTGATGAAGATGACAGTGAAAAAATAGAATTAATTCAAGAAGGCTATAAAAAAGCAATTGAAGCTTTGCGTAAAAATATTACACCTTTAGGTTTTTCTGCTTGTTCTATACCAGATAATATTCCTAATGGAACAGATGAAAACTACCATTCAGTTTGGGCTAGAGATGGCGCAATTACAGTAATTGGTTCTCTTTCTTTAATAGATGATGAAGAAATTCATAAATGTCAACGTCAAACATTAGAAACGTTGTTAGGTCATATTTCTAGAAATGGCCAAATCCCATCAAATGTTCGTTTAAAAGATAATGAACCAGATTATTCTGGAGTTGGAGGTATCTGTTCAATTGATAGTGGAATTTGGGTGGTTATTGCATTTTACGAATACGTAAATGTTACTAAAGACATAGAATTTGCAAGAAAATATATTGGCGATATCAAAGAAACAATGCGTTGGTTGGGAGCTCATGATAGTAATAATGACGCACTTTTAGAAATTCCTGAAGCTGGAGATTGGACAGATCTTTTTGGAAGAAGTTATAATATTCTTTATGATGAAATTCTCTGGTACAGATCTAACGTTTGTTTTGGTAGATTGTTAGAAATGTTAGGGAATCATGAAGAAGCTGGTGAATATATACGTTGGTCTCAAGTGATAAAAAAAGAAATTGTTCAGAATTTTTGGCCATCAACACAACAACAACTTTTTTCATCTGTATCTTTTGCTGAAAAGCAATTTACCTTGGGAGATACATCATACTTAATTGCACAAACCACACCTTTCGATTTTTCTTGGAGATGTGATACTTTAGGAAATGTGTTAGCTTTTTTACATGGAACAATAGATTCTGAAAAAGCGCATCAAACTTTTAAATTTATGTTAGGTGTTGGTGTAAATGATCCTTTTCCTATTGCAAATGTATATCCTGTTGTAAGTCCTGGAGATCCAGATTGGAGACCTTATTATACCGTTAATTTATTGAATTTACCCAACCATTATCATAATGGAGGTATTTGGCCTTTTGTTGGTGGTTTTTGGGTAAAATATGTAAATAAATTAGGTTTTAGAGATATTGCTATTGCAGAATTGCACAAACTTGCACTCATCAATAAAGAAGGAATAAATAACGAATGGGAATTTACAGAATGGGCACATGGAGTTACAGGAAAACCAATGGGTAAGGCTTATCAAGCTTGGTCTGCAGCTCAATACATAGCAGCCTGTCACGATTTAAAATTAACAAATATGAATACTAAAAAATAA
- a CDS encoding HmuY family protein: MIGILIIFLIFQGTTGTDVENSIYDTFTKEDVVSANFTNDQRSIGSSWRNGGGPGTLPSLKENVFYVVNDTDGNLYKLKFLAFTNADGERGHPEFVYSLLD; encoded by the coding sequence ATGATAGGAATACTAATTATATTTTTAATATTCCAAGGCACAACAGGTACTGATGTAGAAAATAGTATTTATGATACTTTTACGAAAGAAGATGTTGTTTCTGCTAATTTTACAAACGATCAAAGAAGTATTGGTAGTAGTTGGAGAAATGGTGGTGGACCAGGTACTTTACCATCTTTAAAAGAAAATGTGTTTTATGTTGTAAATGATACAGATGGAAACTTATACAAGCTTAAATTTTTAGCATTTACAAATGCAGATGGTGAGCGTGGTCATCCAGAATTCGTATACAGTTTATTAGACTAA
- a CDS encoding CARDB domain-containing protein — translation MGDLCDTSNGKPDLIITNLSIEIDNNKTSTPNLLTLKKNKNHKFFVEVKNIGDSAGAPKNIELIMSNGTNLLSASIVSGLSSINSNVNLDPGETTEISVSIFIFDNYLGNSLSSYNYLHAFVDENDNIDESNENNNLFIASLSYSSSKLSPIEKDNIYSKVTYDKQQNNLIQPYKISVYSILGKIIVKETIVKNKNQENDILKNLKNGIYILKTDLDIKKILINN, via the coding sequence ATTGGAGATCTATGTGATACTTCTAACGGAAAACCAGATTTAATAATTACAAATTTATCTATAGAAATAGACAACAATAAAACTTCAACGCCAAATCTCTTAACTTTAAAGAAAAATAAGAATCATAAATTTTTTGTAGAAGTAAAAAATATCGGAGATAGTGCTGGAGCTCCAAAGAATATAGAACTAATCATGTCTAATGGAACAAATTTATTATCTGCAAGTATTGTTTCTGGATTATCATCAATTAATAGTAACGTAAATCTTGATCCAGGTGAAACAACAGAAATATCTGTATCTATTTTTATTTTTGACAACTATTTAGGTAATAGTTTGAGTAGTTATAATTACCTACATGCTTTTGTTGATGAGAATGATAATATTGATGAGTCTAATGAAAATAACAATTTATTTATTGCTTCATTATCATATTCTTCTTCAAAACTGTCACCAATTGAGAAGGATAATATTTATTCAAAGGTAACATATGATAAACAACAAAATAATCTTATTCAACCTTATAAAATTTCAGTATATAGTATTTTAGGAAAAATTATAGTGAAAGAAACTATTGTAAAAAATAAAAATCAAGAGAATGATATTTTGAAAAACTTAAAAAACGGAATTTATATTTTAAAGACTGATCTTGATATAAAGAAAATACTTATTAATAATTGA
- a CDS encoding HmuY family protein, with protein MTNKFLTFILCLAVFSFTSCDSDSTPTDPIVIIIDGASVSPEVGGPNEPNQVYVDLSTNTSTAVKRDSWDLGFYSGSNFRVVINGSISMASAKLSTTNIDAVKSSDQEVIDLQPLVRTNTYTDESAPFVDAPNGDILETAITEISDIDSENSVYLLNLGYEVGATTPATGSYSANGEARGWKKIRILKDGDNYILQYADLDATTHIEIAISKNDAYHFTFFSFNTENEVNVEPLKNEWDLNFTIFTNLIPTAGPYVYPDYVTNNTKASAQVYMIDTDEENSTYDTFTKEDVVSANFTNDQRGIGSSWRNGGGPSSLPSLKENVFYVVNDTDGNLYKLKFLALTNADGERGYPEFVYSLLK; from the coding sequence ATGACAAACAAATTTTTAACTTTTATTTTATGTTTAGCAGTATTTTCTTTCACAAGTTGTGACAGCGATAGTACACCAACAGATCCTATTGTAATTATTATTGATGGAGCATCAGTATCACCAGAAGTAGGTGGACCAAATGAACCCAACCAAGTGTATGTAGATTTAAGCACAAATACATCAACAGCAGTGAAAAGAGATTCTTGGGATTTAGGTTTCTATTCAGGATCGAACTTTAGAGTTGTTATTAATGGCTCAATTTCTATGGCATCTGCAAAGCTTTCTACAACTAATATAGATGCTGTTAAATCTTCAGATCAAGAAGTAATAGATTTACAGCCATTAGTAAGAACAAATACGTATACAGATGAAAGTGCTCCTTTTGTGGATGCTCCAAATGGAGATATTCTTGAAACTGCAATTACTGAAATTTCTGATATTGATTCAGAAAATAGCGTATATTTATTAAATCTTGGTTATGAAGTAGGTGCTACAACGCCTGCGACAGGTAGTTATTCTGCAAATGGAGAGGCTAGAGGATGGAAAAAAATAAGAATTCTAAAAGATGGAGACAACTACATTTTACAATATGCAGATTTAGATGCTACTACACATATAGAAATTGCTATTTCTAAAAATGATGCATATCATTTTACTTTTTTTAGTTTTAACACCGAAAATGAAGTTAATGTAGAACCTTTAAAAAACGAATGGGATTTAAATTTTACAATTTTTACTAACTTAATTCCAACTGCAGGGCCTTATGTATATCCAGATTATGTAACAAATAATACCAAGGCTTCAGCACAAGTTTATATGATTGATACTGATGAAGAGAATAGTACTTATGATACTTTTACGAAAGAAGATGTTGTTTCTGCTAATTTTACAAACGATCAAAGAGGTATTGGAAGTAGTTGGAGAAATGGTGGTGGACCTAGTTCTTTACCATCTTTAAAAGAAAATGTATTTTATGTTGTAAATGATACTGATGGTAACTTATATAAGCTTAAATTTTTAGCACTTACAAATGCTGATGGTGAGCGTGGTTATCCAGAATTTGTATACAGTTTATTAAAATAA
- a CDS encoding TonB-dependent receptor plug domain-containing protein — MFLNRRLFVFFIFVSTVAFSQEEKIDSTKITTLDEVVITGQYNPRSIKKSVHNVIVIKREQIENQAANNLADLLNFNLNLTIIPSSQTGKSTISFFGLDAQYFNILVDNIPLVSDSGLGNNIDLTQINLDDIERIEIVEGAMGVEYGANAVSGVINIITKKNIKENWNIKASLQEETVSNEYAWFNKGRHIQALNVANKISENWFARVGVNRNQFAGFYNGKQGENYYKNDGLRGYDWLPKEQLNTNAFVQFKKEQFQLFYKFEYFNESINYYDATVRANIDVNAQTSNPSATDKIFTTHRFVNNLNFIGKLNSGANYDVSLSYQEQKRHLNEFNHFILSKERSNETDEIYQSSKVFYSKGNINNLVKSNTFNFQLGYETRFITGFDTEASGDVTQEDKEQSQNNFAVFGSSEYKFSEKFIVRPGIRYEYNSLFKSKILASLSARYLMKHGFELRGNIGTSYRTPNFEELYYYFVDSNHDVRGNENLNPENGFTAFINLKKYSYINDISLLNSLKLSYVDVSDKIDLAIVKTIPLQYQYINIDAYKLWGITSNNSLKKKNWTFNLGATLQGISRVAGNELQAEDDFLYSFQLNTSATYNILKWQTAATVLLKHNGKQQNYVSSGVDADGNSIFTKSTTSAYNWLDVSLKKSFFKNKIQATLGARNLFDVTNVNVSGTNSEGTHAANNSALLLGYGKSYYLKLLYNLNF, encoded by the coding sequence ATGTTTCTAAATAGAAGATTATTTGTCTTTTTCATATTTGTAAGTACTGTTGCTTTCAGTCAAGAGGAAAAAATAGACTCTACAAAAATTACCACATTAGATGAAGTGGTAATTACAGGACAATACAATCCTAGATCTATAAAAAAATCTGTTCATAATGTAATTGTTATTAAAAGAGAGCAGATCGAAAATCAGGCAGCAAATAATTTGGCAGACTTGTTAAATTTTAATTTGAACCTAACAATTATACCAAGTTCTCAAACAGGAAAATCTACCATTTCATTTTTTGGCTTAGATGCTCAATATTTTAATATTTTAGTAGATAATATTCCTTTAGTAAGTGATAGTGGATTAGGAAATAACATCGATTTAACCCAGATTAATTTAGATGATATAGAACGTATAGAAATTGTAGAAGGAGCAATGGGAGTAGAGTATGGAGCCAATGCAGTATCTGGAGTAATTAATATTATTACGAAAAAAAACATCAAAGAAAATTGGAATATTAAAGCTTCTTTACAAGAAGAAACTGTAAGTAATGAGTATGCTTGGTTTAATAAGGGTAGGCACATACAAGCTTTAAATGTTGCGAATAAGATTTCTGAAAACTGGTTTGCAAGAGTAGGTGTAAATCGAAATCAGTTTGCGGGTTTTTATAATGGTAAACAAGGAGAAAATTATTATAAAAATGATGGTTTAAGAGGTTATGATTGGTTGCCAAAAGAGCAGTTAAATACAAACGCTTTTGTGCAATTTAAAAAAGAGCAGTTTCAACTTTTTTATAAATTTGAATATTTTAACGAATCCATTAATTATTATGATGCTACTGTAAGAGCTAATATCGATGTAAATGCTCAAACTAGTAATCCATCTGCTACAGATAAAATATTTACGACACATCGTTTTGTAAATAACCTAAATTTTATTGGCAAGTTAAATTCAGGAGCAAATTATGATGTTTCTCTTTCTTATCAAGAGCAAAAAAGGCATTTAAATGAGTTTAATCACTTTATTTTAAGTAAAGAAAGAAGCAATGAAACTGATGAAATTTATCAATCTAGTAAAGTTTTTTATTCGAAAGGAAATATAAACAATCTTGTAAAAAGTAACACATTTAATTTTCAATTAGGGTACGAAACTCGTTTTATAACTGGTTTTGATACAGAAGCTTCTGGAGATGTTACGCAAGAAGATAAAGAACAATCACAAAATAATTTTGCAGTTTTTGGTTCATCAGAATATAAGTTTTCAGAAAAATTTATTGTAAGACCAGGAATAAGATACGAATACAATTCTTTGTTTAAATCTAAAATATTAGCCTCTTTAAGTGCTCGTTATTTAATGAAACATGGTTTTGAATTGCGTGGAAATATTGGTACATCATACAGGACACCAAATTTTGAGGAGTTGTATTATTATTTTGTAGATTCTAATCATGATGTGAGAGGAAATGAAAACTTGAATCCAGAAAATGGTTTTACAGCATTCATCAATTTAAAAAAATATAGTTATATAAATGACATTTCTTTACTCAATAGCTTAAAGTTGAGTTATGTAGATGTTTCTGACAAAATAGATTTAGCAATTGTAAAAACAATTCCTTTACAATATCAATATATAAATATTGATGCTTATAAATTATGGGGAATTACGTCAAATAATAGCTTAAAAAAGAAAAATTGGACTTTTAATTTAGGAGCTACATTGCAAGGAATTTCTAGAGTTGCAGGAAATGAATTACAAGCAGAAGACGATTTTTTATACTCTTTTCAATTAAATACAAGTGCAACATACAATATACTTAAATGGCAAACTGCTGCTACTGTTTTACTAAAACATAATGGTAAACAACAAAATTATGTTTCTTCAGGAGTTGATGCAGATGGAAATTCCATTTTTACTAAATCTACCACAAGTGCCTATAATTGGTTAGATGTTTCTCTAAAAAAATCATTTTTTAAAAATAAAATTCAAGCCACTTTAGGTGCTAGAAATTTATTTGATGTTACAAATGTTAATGTTAGTGGAACAAATTCTGAAGGCACACATGCTGCCAATAACAGTGCTCTGTTATTGGGTTATGGCAAATCTTATTACTTAAAACTATTATATAACCTTAATTTTTAA
- a CDS encoding DUF6607 family protein: MKKLVLGSLLLFLAISINAQSKKTKDQNAIKEMCGCFEVTFNFAETFNYSKDSTYKPSETKVDKGLEWAGLVTDDNNKISIQHLLQVGNPAKPMIIKHWRQDWIYENTDFYMYNGDNNWTFEQKDKKNVKKQWTQKVYQVDDSPRYEGSGSWVHVDGKSYWENTTTAPLPRREYTKRSDYNITLRGNRQEITDYGWVHDQDNSKIIREAGKDDVVLANEKGYNTYKRVADSRCKAAADWWVANNDKWQLVRNKWDEVYSRNTNLSLETKVDNKPLYKHLFSDDVTQEKEMNTIIESFVKK; this comes from the coding sequence ATGAAAAAACTAGTACTTGGAAGTTTGTTATTATTTTTAGCAATCTCCATCAATGCTCAAAGCAAAAAAACGAAAGATCAAAATGCTATTAAAGAAATGTGTGGCTGTTTTGAAGTTACTTTTAACTTTGCAGAAACTTTTAATTACAGCAAAGACTCTACATATAAACCTTCTGAAACAAAAGTTGATAAAGGTTTAGAGTGGGCTGGTTTAGTTACAGATGATAACAACAAAATATCTATTCAGCATCTTTTACAAGTTGGTAATCCTGCAAAACCAATGATTATAAAACATTGGAGACAAGATTGGATCTATGAAAACACCGATTTTTATATGTACAATGGAGATAATAACTGGACTTTTGAACAAAAAGATAAAAAGAATGTAAAAAAACAATGGACTCAAAAAGTATATCAAGTAGATGATAGTCCACGTTATGAAGGTTCTGGTTCTTGGGTTCATGTAGATGGAAAAAGCTACTGGGAAAATACCACAACTGCTCCTTTACCAAGAAGAGAATACACCAAAAGAAGCGATTACAATATTACTTTAAGGGGAAATAGACAAGAAATTACTGACTATGGTTGGGTTCATGACCAAGACAACAGTAAAATAATTCGTGAAGCTGGTAAAGATGATGTTGTTTTAGCGAATGAAAAAGGATACAATACTTATAAGAGAGTTGCTGATAGCAGATGTAAAGCTGCTGCAGATTGGTGGGTTGCCAACAATGATAAATGGCAATTGGTTAGAAATAAATGGGATGAAGTTTATAGTAGAAATACCAACTTATCTTTAGAAACAAAAGTGGACAACAAACCTTTATACAAGCATTTATTTTCTGATGATGTTACTCAAGAAAAAGAAATGAATACCATAATCGAATCATTTGTAAAAAAATAA
- a CDS encoding ankyrin repeat domain-containing protein, with the protein MKNSQKISILLFLISFSAFAQQQNIFHDRSFWESKPSLATVNQKIAEGNDIEKSNRNAFDATVYAINAKADDDVIKYIIAKNNNKVNKLTHDGRTYLHWAAYSGKLEIMKYLISKGAKTDIVDTHGNTFLNFAASSGQSNPEIYKFGIEAGANITKEKNHDGANALLLVASNVKDFEIVDLLVANGASLNDKDNYGNGFFEYAAKGGNTKFLSTLINKGIDTGKNAMIFASQGSRRNSNTLATYQFLADKGIKVNVIDHENRNPLHLIARNNKDINIYKFFLDKGVDVNLQDNEGNTPFMVAANGGDLKVVEFLEKDVKNINLKNNKGATALTNAVSRNSVDVVGFLIEKGADINTLDKDDNTLSYYLINSFNDRNKDAFEAKLKVLEKNGLIINKPQNSGNTLLHIAANENNLALLKRLAGFNIDVNAKNKEGITALQISAMKAKDDKIIKYLLGIGADKTIKTDFDETVYDLASENELLKKQNVNISFLK; encoded by the coding sequence ATGAAAAATTCACAAAAAATATCAATCTTATTATTTCTGATTAGTTTTAGTGCATTTGCACAACAACAAAACATTTTTCACGACAGAAGTTTTTGGGAATCTAAACCAAGTTTAGCAACTGTAAATCAAAAAATTGCAGAAGGTAATGATATCGAAAAATCCAATAGAAATGCTTTTGATGCAACTGTTTACGCTATAAACGCTAAAGCTGATGATGATGTAATTAAATATATCATTGCAAAAAATAATAACAAAGTAAATAAACTTACTCATGATGGAAGAACTTATTTACATTGGGCTGCTTACAGTGGAAAATTAGAAATCATGAAATATCTAATTTCTAAAGGCGCAAAAACAGATATTGTTGATACACATGGAAATACATTCTTGAATTTTGCAGCTTCTTCTGGTCAATCAAATCCAGAAATTTACAAATTTGGTATTGAAGCTGGTGCAAATATCACCAAAGAAAAAAATCATGATGGAGCAAATGCTTTATTGTTAGTTGCTTCTAACGTTAAAGATTTTGAAATTGTAGACCTATTAGTAGCAAATGGTGCTTCTTTAAATGATAAAGATAATTATGGAAATGGCTTTTTTGAATATGCAGCAAAAGGTGGAAACACTAAATTTTTATCAACATTAATTAATAAAGGAATTGATACTGGTAAAAACGCAATGATTTTTGCGAGCCAAGGTTCTAGAAGAAATAGCAACACTTTAGCAACATATCAGTTTTTAGCAGATAAAGGAATTAAGGTGAATGTGATTGATCATGAAAATAGAAACCCTTTACATTTAATTGCTAGAAATAATAAAGACATTAATATTTATAAATTCTTTTTAGATAAAGGTGTAGATGTAAATTTACAAGATAATGAAGGCAATACACCTTTCATGGTAGCTGCAAATGGAGGTGATTTAAAAGTTGTAGAATTTTTAGAGAAAGATGTTAAAAACATCAACCTAAAAAATAATAAAGGAGCTACAGCTTTAACAAATGCTGTTAGTAGAAACTCTGTTGATGTTGTTGGTTTTTTAATTGAAAAAGGTGCTGATATTAATACTTTAGATAAAGATGATAACACACTTTCTTACTATTTAATTAATAGTTTTAATGATAGAAACAAAGATGCTTTTGAAGCAAAATTAAAAGTTTTAGAAAAAAACGGATTAATTATTAACAAACCACAAAACTCGGGTAACACTTTATTACATATTGCTGCAAACGAAAATAATTTAGCTTTATTAAAAAGGTTGGCTGGTTTTAATATTGATGTGAATGCTAAAAATAAAGAAGGAATTACTGCTTTACAAATTTCAGCAATGAAAGCCAAAGATGATAAAATCATAAAATACTTATTAGGTATTGGTGCAGATAAAACCATTAAAACAGATTTTGATGAAACTGTATATGATTTAGCATCAGAAAATGAATTATTAAAGAAACAAAACGTAAATATTAGCTTTTTAAAATAA
- a CDS encoding DUF2271 domain-containing protein, with protein sequence MKTKRTLLLLPVVLLMITALFSFKKYTESSPYKCMIQMKNYTGEGAYIVISILNPKGEYEETLYVQGDDDEWYFDITEWWNFQGKKRANIDAITGATISGGERSISVIQIPKDKVNQGYKIRFETAVEDQGYHKDDVEFELTSENLKSKLEGKGFIRYIRMIPQ encoded by the coding sequence ATGAAGACTAAAAGAACCCTTTTACTATTGCCAGTTGTATTATTAATGATAACTGCTTTATTTAGTTTTAAAAAATACACAGAAAGTTCGCCTTATAAATGTATGATTCAAATGAAAAATTATACAGGTGAAGGTGCTTATATCGTAATCTCAATATTAAACCCTAAAGGTGAATATGAAGAAACCTTATATGTACAAGGAGATGATGATGAATGGTATTTTGATATTACAGAATGGTGGAATTTTCAAGGAAAAAAACGTGCTAATATAGATGCAATTACAGGTGCAACTATTAGTGGTGGAGAACGTTCTATAAGCGTAATTCAAATTCCTAAAGATAAAGTAAACCAAGGCTATAAAATTCGTTTTGAAACAGCTGTAGAAGATCAAGGTTATCATAAAGATGATGTTGAGTTTGAGCTAACTTCAGAAAATTTAAAATCTAAACTTGAGGGTAAAGGATTTATTCGTTACATAAGAATGATACCTCAATAA